From Anopheles arabiensis isolate DONGOLA chromosome 3, AaraD3, whole genome shotgun sequence, a single genomic window includes:
- the LOC120902968 gene encoding uncharacterized protein LOC120902968, producing MPVDHSPAKEVVPAANDMEESQSSTVREFGSVPDVTKLNRQRTHLEWQLDRLEQMFVKHSTDVHSLKTISDRVKVLALDYKQWYDSILDVVSDDQAQEAIERYGVFDDRVFELSKNIEYQLASQIPLPTTPNPFFGSEQKPTTVPVRARLPEIVLPHFDGNIRDWPAFRDAFQSLIHSSEQLTECDKLHYLAASLTKDARAVIDALEITSKNYDVAWKLLSERYENKYLIVKTTVEALFSISPLRRECADSLSRLVDDFERNLRMLEKEGEKPDAWSTLLVFRLSSLLDPTTLRHWELHRKSTTIPTYKDLVQFVRNHCHVLKSFSKPASGAKTGDTMRSNPRVQTIHAATSAVHSVAYNEKCKLCGVSKHSVFRCELMNNMSVADRKQLVQSKGLCFNCLSPAHRLRQCTSSGCKICQQRHHTLLHEAAPATEASDAPSTSSTCPPQSLTHCSIQIENSVVLLQTVLVQVEDNHGRSHLARALLDSGAQLNIVTERLTQRLGVAKRRENHRIGGIGEVSVTSQHSALLRIHSLDSEYTASGKFHVLSKLTRELPSSRINTSSWQIPRQVQLADPSFHSPGPIDLIIGAELYYDVVKEGLIKLSHERVTLQNTAFGWVIAGRVNVHAPSPSSSIVGHVCSNSIEEQLSKFWELESCRATSTLSVEESNCEKQFAATTTRDTDGRFIVQLPKREEKLALLGDSKGIATRRFLSLERRLSSNASLKTAYTQFIEEYAELQHMTEVAESDATTSSPSYYLPHHCIVRPDSTTTKLRVVFDASCASDTGTSLNDALMIGPTIQDDLMSILLRFRMSKFALVADIEKMYRQINIAAIDRPLQRILWRNSPTEPIRTFQLNTVTYGTSCAPYLATKTLQVLSQVGASTHPEAATILGRDFYMDDMLTGVNSIPEGQRVCQQLIDLLASGGFCLRKWATNNRQIFKHLPQHLQDERTILNLDAKSPIIKTLGLKWNVSTDAFVFNIPRWNADNIITKRNALSDVAKLFDPIGLVGPVIIQAKLFLQELWRCQIAWDEPLTPALQNRWLLFREKLAMLQTIHIPRWLLTDQRATNLQMHCFCDASEKAYGAAIYLRSTNTDGRVTTNLITAKSKVAPLADSRKQKRVCLPRLELSAALLLAHSYEKVSDALKLQVETIFWSDSTIVLHWLSATPSRWKTFIANRVSEIQHITHGKEWRHVPGTDNPADIISRGMDADQLEISTLWWHGPDWLAQPSEEWPNTHQPRQEEFTTDELEERPICMAVQSVAPNELFSLRSTFTGLQRLVAWLRRFRHNTNPANHQQRRLDHHLSLEELAESTLCLVRLAQAESFPEDIKHLSKGDSVGNNSPLKLLAPFLQDGLLRVGGRLRHAPIPFVYT from the exons aTGCCCGTTGACCATTCTCCCGCCAAAGAAGTGGTTCCAGCGGCCAACGACATGGAGGAAAGCCAAAGTTCCACCGTCAGAGAATTTGGCTCCGTTCCAGACGTCACCAAATTGAACCGTCAACGCACTCACCTGGAGTGGCAGCTTGACCGTCTAGAACAGATGTTCGTCAAACACAGCACCGACGTTCACTCGCTGAAAACCATATCAGACCGAGTGAAGGTGCTTGCTTTGGACTACAAACAATGGTACGACTCGATCTTGGACGTTGTGAGCGACGACCAAGCACAGGAGGCAATCGAGCGATATGGCGTGTTCGACGACAGGGTATTTGAGTTAAGCAAAAACATCGAATACCAGTTGGCATCGCAGATCCCATTGCCTACAACACCAAACCCATTTTTCGGCAGTGAGCAGAAACCCACGACAGTCCCGGTGCGTGCAAGACTTCCCGAAATCGTGCTACCACATTTCGACGGAAATATTCGCGACTGGCCTGCCTTCCGTGACGCGTTTCAATCACTGATTCATTCGTCAGAACAGCTGACCGAATGTGACAAACTACATTACCTTGCTGCGTCGCTGACGAAGGACGCACGCGCAGTGATCGACGCGTTGGAAATTACATCCAAAAACTACGACGTAGCCTGGAAGCTGTTGTCCGAGCGCTACGAGAACAAGTACCTCATCGTCAAAACCACCGTTGAGGCGTTATTCAGCATATCACCGCTGAGGAGAGAATGTGCAGATTCTCTAAGCCGACTCGTCGACGATTTTGAGCGTAACCTTCGAATGCTTGAAAAGGAAGGCGAGAAACCAGATGCATGGAGCACGCTACTGGTGTTCAGGCTAAGCTCGCTGCTGGATCCAACAACCCTGCGTCATTGGGAGCTTCACCGGAAGTCTACGACCATCCCAACGTACAAGGACTTAGTGCAATTCGTCCGCAACCATTGCCATGTACTGAAGTCCTTCTCCAAGCCAGCCAGCGGAGCCAAAACCGGAGACACCATGCGCAGCAACCCTCGAGTGCAAACCATCCATGCTGCGACCAGTGCTGTGCATAGTGTTGCGTACAACGAAAAGTGCAAATTGTGCGGTGTTTCGAAACATTCAGTGTTCCGGTGTGAATTAATGAACAATATGAGTGTTGCAGATAGAAAGCAACTAGTGCAGTCGAAAGGATTGTGCTTCAACTGCCTTTCTCCAGCTCATCGTTTACGACAGTGCACATCAAGCGGATGCAAGATCTGCCAACAACGGCATCATACGTTGCTGCACGAAGCAGCGCCAGCAACTGAGGCGTCGGATGCTCCATCCACGAGTTCTACCTGTCCTCCTCAGTCCCTTACCCACTGTTCCATCCAGATCGAAAAcagtgttgtgttgctgcAAACCGTGCTGGTCCAGGTAGAGGACAATCACGGACGAAGTCATCTAGCACGTGCCTTGCTGGATTCCGGAGCACAACTCAACATCGTTACCGAGCGCCTTACTCAACGGCTGGGTGTGGCGAAACGGCGAGAGAATCATCGCATCGGAGGAATCGGAGAAGTTTCCGTGACGTCACAACATTCGGCTTTGTTAAGGATCCATTCTTTAGACAGCGAATACACAGCGTCCGGAAAGTTCCACGTGCTCAGCAAGCTCACTCGTGAGCTCCCATCAAGCCGTATCAACACAAGCAGCTGGCAGATACCTCGTCAAGTTCAGCTGGCCGATCCTTCGTTTCACAGTCCTGGCCCGATCGACCTCATCATCGGAGCAGAGCTGTACTACGACGTCGTTAAGGAAGGACTCATCAAGCTATCCCACGAAAGAGTGACACTCCAAAACACTGCTTTTGGTTGGGTGATAGCAGGCAGAGTTAATGTTcatgcaccatcaccatcttcATCTATCGTGGGACACGTCTGCAGTAATAGCATCGAAGAGCAGCTGAGCAAATTCTGGGAGCTGGAGTCATGCCGAGCCACCAGTACATTATCCGTCGAGGAGAGCAACTGTGAGAAACAGTtcgcagccaccaccaccagagaCACCGATGGTCGATTCATCGTGCAGCTACCGAAACGAGAGGAGAAGCTGGCTCTTCTTGGGGATTCGAAAGGGATAGCCACACGCCGGTTCCTTTCCTTGGAACGTCGGCTATCCTCGAATGCCTCATTGAAGACAGCTTACACACAGTTCATTGAGGAGTACGCAGAGCTTCAGCACATGACAGAAGTAGCCGAGAGCGATGCTACAACTTCATCACCATCATACTATCTCCCACATCACTGCATCGTGCGACCAGATAGTACCACCACTAAACTCCGAGTGGTGTTCGACGCTTCGTGTGCATCAGACACCGGAACATCTTTAAACGATGCACTGATGATCGGACCCACTATCCAAGACGACCTGATGTCCATTCTATTACGGTTTAGAATGTCGAAATTTGCACTGGTAGCAGACATCGAGAAGATGTACCGGCAAATCAACATAGCTGCCATCGATCGTCCGCTGCAACGAATTCTGTGGCGAAATTCTCCAACCGAGCCGATACGGACGTTCCAGCTCAACACCGTCACCTACGGCACATCATGTGCTCCGTATTTGGCCACCAAAACCCTGCAAGTGCTATCTCAGGTCGGAGCTAGCACCCATCCCGAAGCGGCAACCATCCTCGGCCGAGACTTCTACATGGACGACATGCTGACTGGCGTAAACAGCATTCCCGAGGGTCAACGAGTATGTCAGCAACTCATCGATCTCCTGGCTTCTGGTGGATTCTGCTTGCGGAAATGGGCCACCAACAACAGGCAGATCTTCAAACATCTGCCCCAGCATCTGCAAGATGAAAGGACGATTCTCAACTTGGATGCGAAGTCACCGATCATCAAGACACTCGGACTGAAGTGGAACGTTTCCACCGACGCTTTTGTATTCAACATCCCGCGCTGGAACGCAGACAACATCATCACCAAACGAAACGCGCTTTCGGATGTCGCGAAACTGTTCGACCCAATCGGACTGGTTGGACCAGTTATCATCCAAGCCAAGCTGTTCCTTCAAGAGCTGTGGAGATGTCAGATCGCCTGGGACGAGCCGTTAACACCAGCACTACAAAACCGATGGCTTTTGTTTCGCGAGAAGTTGGCCATGCTGCAAACGATCCACATTCCACGCTGGCTCTTAACCGATCAACGAGCAACGAATCTACAAATGCATTGCTTTTGTGATGCATCCGAGAAGGCGTACGGAGCGGCGATTTACTTGCGTTCGACCAACACCGATGGACGTGTGACAACCAACCTCATCACTGCAAAATCCAAGGTGGCACCACTAGCAGACTCCCGTAAACAAAAGCGTGTTTGCTTACCCCGGCTGGAGCTTTCTGCAGCACTGCTACTAGCACACTCGTACGAGAAGGTGTCAGACGCCTTGAAGCTTCAGGTCGAGACCATCTTTTGGTCTGACTCAACCATCGTCCTGCATTGGTTGTCTGCAACTCCGTCACGCTGGAAAACCTTCATCGCTAACCGGGTGTCCGAGATCCAACACATCACTCACGGCAAGGAGTGGAGACACGTACCCGGAACGGACAATCCTGCGGACATCATCTCCCGAGGAATGGATGCGGATCAGCTGGAAATTTCAACCCTTTGGTGGCACGGACCAGACTGGCTGGCGCAACCATCAGAGGAATGGCCGAACACTCATCAACCTCGACAGGAAGAATTCACCACGGACGAATTGGAGGAGCGACCAATCTGCATGGCTGTACAATCCGTGGCTCCGAACGAACTTTTTAGCCTCCGTTCAACGTTCACCGGATTGCAACGTCTGGTTGCGTGGCTAAGAAGATTCCGACACAATACGAATCCTGCTAATCATCAACAACGCAGATTGGATCATCATCTCAGCTTGGAGGAACTAGCCGAATCTACACTGTGTCTAGTTCGCCTAGCTCAAGCTGAATCATTCCCAGAAGACATCAAACATCTATCGAAAGGCGATTCGGTCGGCAACAACTCACCTTTAAAACTACTAGCACCGTTTCTACAAGATGGCCTGCTACGAGTGGGCGGAAGATTGCGACATGCACCAATCCCGTTTGTTTATAC ATAA